One window of the Rosa rugosa chromosome 3, drRosRugo1.1, whole genome shotgun sequence genome contains the following:
- the LOC133736842 gene encoding uncharacterized protein LOC133736842, whose amino-acid sequence MENATLLREWFARVDSEKTGSITAPQLKNALAVGNLEFPLSVVQQMIRMYDFDRNGTMSFEEFVALNKFLLKVQQAFSERERGRGYLVPDDVYEALGKIGFFLDSPAFYTVCESFDEKKNGMFRLADFISLCIFVQSARNLFNSFDTAKQGRVTLDLNQFVYCSANCRI is encoded by the exons ATGGAGAACGCGACTCTTCTCAGAGAATGGTTCGCGCGAGTTGACTCAGAGAAAACCGGAAGCATCACTGCCCCTCAGCTCaag AATGCTCTCGCCGTTGGAAACCTCGAATTCCCTCTCTCAGTTGTTCAGCAAATGATCAG GATGTATGATTTTGATAGAAATGGAACTATGAGCTTTGAAG AGTTTGTTGCGCTCAACAAGTTCCTACTAAAG GTTCAACAAGCTTTCTCAGAGCGAGAGAG GGGTCGGGGCTATCTCGTTCCTGATGATGTGTATGAG GCATTGGGGAAAATTGGTTTCTTCCTGGACTCCCCTGCTTTCTACACAGTCTGTGAG AGCTTTGATGAAAAGAAGAATGGAATGTTCCGACTAGCTGACTTCATATCTCTTTGTATATTTGTGCAGTCTGCTCG TAATCTGTTCAATTCATTTGATACAGCTAAGCAAGGCAGAGTGACTCTTGATCTCAACCAATTTGTCTATTGCT
- the LOC133737648 gene encoding probable F-box protein At1g65740, with the protein MGNWNMLSNRIDQTLFLVLDKLVDYLYNLVDYVSLIRCVFFKKLQYKKQKYSSSWQEAPEDVIEMILKHTNLSGRVRFSSLCKFWRCVSMRRDIHAPPQLPWLVHPQVPAFPSYLSFSSLSEGKIFKFRFPRTNYGTLFCGSSKGWLFMSKMYGWLSSEQLFLLNPISGARHQLPYLVNCSTVEVLALSSNDISECIVAIVLNDDKELGLCRPGDKSWSVFQVLDETNYVGDITRLLFSSSGTLFALVEYCSGANGVGAVQTLKLGGDIEVKLQLVYFEQNWWINNGLIDVFPGVACHAYLLESTNNEVLLIHHFYEDMGGEGNNEENEDNKPDGFVYFRTKCFGIYKIDADNCNFLKVQTLGDQILFVANYGSSLALPASDFKELQGNCIYFATIGGFSPHLESCISREIGIFYLDSGRVERPFPSMMIPRDGCGPSWFTPSLLDR; encoded by the coding sequence ATGGGGAATTGGAACATGCTCTCAAACAGGATAGATCAGACTCTATTTTTAGTTTTGGATAAACTGGTAGACTACCTCTACAACCTTGTAGACTATGTGTCGTTAATCAGGTGTGTTTTCTTCAAGAAGCTTCAATACAAGAAGCAAAAGTACAGTAGCTCCTGGCAGGAAGCACCTGAAGATGTCATAGAGATGATTCTTAAGCACACGAACCTTAGTGGTCGAGTACGATTCAGCAGTTTGTGCAAGTTTTGGAGGTGTGTTTCGATGCGAAGAGACATTCATGCTCCACCACAACTCCCATGGTTAGTTCACCCTCAAGTCCCAGCCTTCCCTAGCTACTTGAGCTTCTCAAGCCTCTCTGAGGGAAAAATTTTCAAGTTTAGGTTCCCTAGGACAAATTACGGTACGTTGTTTTGTGGCTCTTCCAAAGGTTGGCTGTTTATGTCTAAGATGTACGGATGGCTGAGTTCTGAACAACTGTTTTTACTGAATCCAATTTCAGGAGCACGGCACCAACTACCCTACTTAGTGAATTGTTCCACTGTTGAGGTACTCGCGTTATCCAGCAATGATATCTCAGAGTGTATAGTGGCAATAGTTCTTAATGATGACAAAGAATTGGGATTGTGTAGACCTGGAGACAAAAGCTGGAGTGTGTTCCAAGTATTAGATGAGACCAACTATGTGGGTGACATAACCAGGTTATTGTTTTCCTCTTCGGGTACGCTATTTGCCTTGGTTGAGTACTGTAGTGGTGCCAATGGTGTTGGTGCAGTTCAGACTTTGAAACTTGGGGGAGACATTGAAGTGAAATTGCAGTTGGTCTATTTCGAACAAAATTGGTGGATCAATAATGGGCTGATCGATGTCTTTCCCGGAGTGGCATGCCATGCATATTTGTTAGAATCAACCAACAACGAAGTTCTGTTGATCCATCATTTTTATGAGGATATGGGAGGAGAAGGCAATAATGAGGAGAATGAGGATAATAAACCAGATGGCTTTGTTTACTTTAGGACAAAATGTTTCGGAATATATAAGATTGATGCTGACAATTGCAACTTTCTAAAGGTACAAACTTTGGGGGACCAAATATTATTTGTGGCAAACTATGGTTCTTCCTTGGCCCTTCCGGCTTCTGATTTCAAAGAGTTGCAGGGGAATTGCATATATTTTGCAACAATAGGAGGCTTTAGTCCACATCTAGAATCCTGTATATCACGTGAGATTGGCATCTTCTACCTAGATAGTGGAAGAGTCGAGCGACCCTTTCCAAGTATGATGATACCAAGAGACGGCTGTGGACCGAGTTGGTTTACTCCAAGTTTACTGGATAGATGA
- the LOC133740437 gene encoding uncharacterized protein LOC133740437 isoform X1, translating to MVAVLNKTEASSKATRRSDRKMENATLLREWFARVDSEKTGSITAPQLKNALAVGNLEFPLSIVQQMIRMYDFDRNGTMSFEEFVALNKFLLKRTSMEPVSLERIGTGKM from the exons ATGGTGGCGGTTTTAAATAAGACCGAAGCATCCAGCAAAGCTACACGCAGATCAGACCGAAAAATGGAGAACGCGACTCTTCTCAGAGAATGGTTCGCGCGAGTTGACTCAGAGAAAACCGGAAGCATCACTGCCCCTCAGCTCaag AATGCTCTCGCCGTTGGAAACCTCGAATTCCCTCTCTCAATTGTTCAGCAGATGATCAG GATGTATGATTTTGATAGAAACGGAACTATGAGCTTTGAAG AGTTTGTTGCGCTCAACAAGTTCCTACTAAAG AGAACATCTATGGAACCGGTAAGTCTAGAGAGAATTGGAACCGGTAAAATGTGA
- the LOC133740437 gene encoding uncharacterized protein LOC133740437 isoform X2: protein MVAVLNKTEASSKATRRSDRKMENATLLREWFARVDSEKTGSITAPQLKNALAVGNLEFPLSIVQQMIRMYDFDRNGTMSFEEFVALNKFLLKCNF, encoded by the exons ATGGTGGCGGTTTTAAATAAGACCGAAGCATCCAGCAAAGCTACACGCAGATCAGACCGAAAAATGGAGAACGCGACTCTTCTCAGAGAATGGTTCGCGCGAGTTGACTCAGAGAAAACCGGAAGCATCACTGCCCCTCAGCTCaag AATGCTCTCGCCGTTGGAAACCTCGAATTCCCTCTCTCAATTGTTCAGCAGATGATCAG GATGTATGATTTTGATAGAAACGGAACTATGAGCTTTGAAG AGTTTGTTGCGCTCAACAAGTTCCTACTAAAG TGTAATTTCTAG
- the LOC133740437 gene encoding uncharacterized protein LOC133740437 isoform X3: MVAVLNKTEASSKATRRSDRKMENATLLREWFARVDSEKTGSITAPQLKNALAVGNLEFPLSIVQQMIRMYDFDRNGTMSFEVYISQSLLRSTSSY, from the exons ATGGTGGCGGTTTTAAATAAGACCGAAGCATCCAGCAAAGCTACACGCAGATCAGACCGAAAAATGGAGAACGCGACTCTTCTCAGAGAATGGTTCGCGCGAGTTGACTCAGAGAAAACCGGAAGCATCACTGCCCCTCAGCTCaag AATGCTCTCGCCGTTGGAAACCTCGAATTCCCTCTCTCAATTGTTCAGCAGATGATCAG GATGTATGATTTTGATAGAAACGGAACTATGAGCTTTGAAG TTTATATTTCTCAGAGTTTGTTGCGCTCAACAAGTTCCTACTAA